In Gemmatimonadota bacterium, the following are encoded in one genomic region:
- a CDS encoding phosphoadenylyl-sulfate reductase, giving the protein MEAQKASTGVDPQSLLAEIARRYKPGEAAISFSGAEDVVLVDMAQRAGLELDVFSLDTGRLHPETYEFLERVRKHYGIVIELVMPEAEAVTELVRAKGLFSFLQDGHGECCGLRKVEPLRRKLGTLQAWITGQRKDQGVTRTDLPHEQEDRAFSTPAHRLVKFNPLADWTSVEVWNYIRERGVPYNPLHDRGFVSIGCEPCTRPVGPHQHERLGRWWWEDAAQKECGLHAQNAIKIVG; this is encoded by the coding sequence ATGGAAGCGCAAAAAGCCAGCACCGGAGTTGATCCGCAGTCGCTGCTGGCGGAGATTGCCCGCCGGTACAAACCCGGGGAGGCGGCCATTTCGTTCAGTGGCGCGGAAGACGTCGTGCTGGTCGATATGGCTCAACGCGCGGGTCTCGAGTTGGATGTGTTTTCACTCGACACCGGGCGGCTCCACCCGGAAACCTACGAGTTCCTCGAGCGTGTGCGCAAGCACTACGGTATCGTCATCGAACTGGTGATGCCCGAGGCAGAAGCCGTCACTGAACTGGTCCGCGCGAAGGGGCTCTTCAGCTTTCTCCAGGACGGCCATGGAGAGTGCTGCGGGCTGCGCAAGGTCGAACCGCTGCGCCGCAAGCTTGGCACGCTCCAGGCCTGGATTACCGGGCAACGCAAGGATCAGGGCGTGACCCGCACCGACCTGCCCCACGAGCAGGAAGACCGGGCGTTTTCGACACCGGCTCACCGGCTGGTCAAATTCAATCCGCTCGCCGATTGGACGTCCGTCGAGGTATGGAACTACATCCGCGAGCGGGGGGTGCCGTATAACCCGCTGCACGACCGGGGGTTCGTTTCCATCGGTTGCGAGCCCTGCACCCGTCCCGTGGGCCCGCACCAGCACGAACGCCTCGGCCGCTGGTGGTGGGAGGATGCCGCGCAAAAGGAGTGCGGCCTGCACGCCCAGAACGCGATCAAGATCGTCGGTTGA